In a genomic window of Sediminispirochaeta bajacaliforniensis DSM 16054:
- a CDS encoding LPS-assembly protein LptD has product MKQGARNYCMMYCLTLVWAMTLLFLGVQLLSAETTIRVEEAESAESYSDPQSKEHYFELQGDVSITLDDKKNGTLHKVTADYILFNRDTGVLSAKGNVVYELVRNDSSELFRGESLVFNTEDWSGTFFSGASSKEETVEEKSVTFFYSGRSIRRFSDGSVVLDDGVISSSGLEEPYYRIKAKRITIFRPGEWAVKDATLYLGRIPILPLPYFFMPGDTLFIHPNFGYNLTKGYFLQTTTYLRGQSKEEDESGLSFLEYLDGSSDSFRYERDGLFLTKVPNKDNEEPNNGYIKVVADYYTYLGLLTALQGEYEALGAWQNLFFYAGIAETREIDQSSYGYTTLIEDDGSYDVDWQEPMILGNTFPFRFRFDFSGERELTKWFTLSMDLPLYSDPTVRSDFLPRKEGMQWKSFIDSDSVLEDESGDAEDEDEELNPGIEISSTDPLVLSERGDITFTLNSLAIAAILASKDGSGTTLYPLGYYYPESFDLPNLSFSLTGSLFDTFSTSLQTSQGDSESDPSAEDGIASPGAWPGDRNVANDVFDIAVEGEGAAPSSISGDVDSSSNNPSLFQNSLGFSIKPIASQENVYNVTDYASAEDVSLDTDYTLTKLTGTAALNYKAAIWQDFFSFENKVLFSGTYQDHTIYSDELDSDYGEDADESATRYDVTNSFAATWKPFLASDLWNDSSVVYEGTSTVLAGRWEGDSDTSFNTIPLTWSEDSITNHLFTTSFVRKEVEGSQSLSTTLQLPPKDLYVKPVLAVENNWMKLSGKGIWTYTAHDWYSDYLIWELGITPFDWLKLNEKVDLGMDSDDHDLAASTVAFSFFDENIELSNALTWDFDDQEIDSYEGGVTLFPLYVDFLAKRAYDYDLTDSGWKKDSDDWAFRPYSVETGLKFKFDPDPFWKRRINLSLSLDSSWEMNLIRYSENEFTFDLSFKLSIAEFLDIEFSSVSSNTLTYQYFDTYSDDPLNILTDLLDSFAFFDRSRREASNFNLESISIKAVHSMRDWDLNFVYSGRPKLVDNDDGLSYYQWQPEFSIFLQWRPIPEIKKEVSYSDDEYDW; this is encoded by the coding sequence ATGAAGCAAGGGGCACGCAACTATTGTATGATGTACTGCCTCACCCTCGTTTGGGCAATGACTTTGTTGTTTTTGGGGGTGCAGCTACTTTCCGCCGAGACGACGATTCGTGTGGAGGAGGCGGAATCTGCAGAGAGTTACAGCGATCCCCAATCAAAAGAGCACTATTTTGAACTGCAGGGAGATGTCTCCATCACCCTTGATGATAAAAAGAATGGAACCCTTCACAAGGTAACGGCCGACTATATATTGTTTAATCGGGATACCGGGGTCCTCTCCGCGAAGGGAAACGTCGTGTATGAGCTTGTCCGCAACGACAGTTCCGAGCTCTTTCGCGGAGAAAGCCTTGTGTTCAATACCGAAGATTGGTCGGGAACCTTTTTTTCCGGTGCCAGCAGTAAGGAGGAGACGGTAGAAGAGAAGAGTGTCACCTTCTTTTACAGCGGAAGGAGCATTCGACGTTTTTCCGACGGAAGTGTGGTCCTTGACGACGGTGTTATCTCCTCCAGCGGTCTGGAAGAGCCTTACTACCGTATTAAGGCCAAGCGCATAACCATTTTTCGTCCCGGGGAGTGGGCCGTAAAGGATGCCACCCTATATCTTGGGAGAATTCCAATACTCCCTCTTCCCTATTTTTTCATGCCGGGCGACACCCTTTTTATCCATCCGAACTTCGGTTACAACCTGACAAAGGGATATTTCCTTCAAACCACGACCTATCTTCGCGGTCAATCTAAGGAGGAAGACGAGAGCGGATTGTCCTTTCTGGAATATCTCGATGGATCTTCGGATTCGTTTCGTTATGAACGTGATGGGCTTTTTCTTACAAAGGTTCCGAACAAAGATAATGAGGAGCCAAATAACGGTTATATCAAAGTGGTTGCCGACTACTATACCTATCTCGGCCTGCTTACGGCACTTCAAGGCGAGTATGAGGCCTTGGGGGCATGGCAGAATCTTTTTTTCTATGCTGGTATAGCCGAAACCAGGGAAATTGATCAAAGTTCCTACGGCTACACGACCCTTATCGAAGATGACGGAAGCTATGATGTTGACTGGCAGGAGCCCATGATCCTGGGTAATACCTTTCCCTTTCGCTTTCGTTTTGATTTTTCCGGTGAACGGGAATTGACAAAGTGGTTTACCCTTTCGATGGATCTTCCTCTTTACTCCGATCCCACGGTACGTAGTGATTTTCTGCCTCGCAAAGAGGGAATGCAGTGGAAGAGCTTTATCGATTCCGATTCTGTTCTCGAGGATGAAAGTGGGGATGCCGAGGACGAGGATGAAGAGCTGAATCCGGGCATTGAAATTAGTTCTACCGATCCTCTGGTACTTTCGGAACGGGGGGATATCACCTTTACCCTCAACTCTTTGGCCATAGCCGCAATACTTGCTTCGAAAGATGGTTCAGGAACTACACTATATCCTCTAGGCTATTACTATCCGGAATCTTTTGACCTTCCTAATCTCTCCTTTTCCCTTACAGGTTCTCTTTTTGATACCTTTTCCACATCCCTTCAGACAAGCCAAGGGGATAGCGAATCTGATCCTTCGGCTGAAGATGGCATTGCATCGCCCGGAGCCTGGCCGGGAGATCGTAACGTCGCAAACGATGTATTCGATATCGCGGTGGAAGGGGAAGGAGCTGCTCCCTCTTCCATATCAGGGGATGTTGACTCCTCCTCAAACAATCCCTCTCTTTTTCAAAATTCCCTTGGTTTCAGCATCAAGCCGATCGCGTCACAGGAAAATGTATACAACGTTACCGATTATGCTTCCGCCGAAGATGTCTCCCTGGATACGGATTACACCCTTACCAAGCTGACCGGAACTGCGGCCCTTAATTACAAGGCCGCGATATGGCAGGATTTTTTCAGCTTTGAAAATAAGGTACTCTTTTCCGGAACATACCAAGACCATACCATATATAGTGACGAGTTGGACTCCGATTACGGAGAGGATGCCGATGAGTCTGCGACCCGTTATGATGTGACAAATAGCTTTGCCGCTACCTGGAAGCCTTTTCTTGCCAGCGATCTGTGGAACGATTCTTCAGTCGTGTATGAAGGAACAAGTACCGTGCTTGCCGGTAGATGGGAGGGAGACAGCGACACAAGTTTCAATACGATCCCATTGACCTGGAGTGAAGACAGTATCACCAATCATCTATTTACGACCTCTTTTGTACGTAAGGAGGTGGAAGGCAGCCAAAGCCTTTCGACTACGCTGCAGTTGCCGCCAAAGGATCTTTATGTTAAGCCTGTTTTGGCCGTTGAAAACAACTGGATGAAACTGAGCGGAAAGGGAATATGGACCTATACCGCGCATGATTGGTATTCTGATTATCTCATTTGGGAACTTGGTATAACCCCCTTCGATTGGCTGAAACTCAACGAAAAGGTCGACCTTGGAATGGATTCAGACGACCATGATCTTGCCGCCTCCACTGTCGCTTTTTCTTTCTTCGATGAAAACATCGAACTCAGCAATGCCCTTACCTGGGATTTCGACGATCAGGAGATCGATAGCTACGAGGGTGGGGTGACACTTTTCCCGCTTTATGTTGATTTTTTGGCCAAAAGGGCTTACGACTATGACTTGACGGATTCTGGCTGGAAAAAAGATTCTGATGACTGGGCTTTCAGGCCGTACAGCGTTGAGACGGGACTCAAATTTAAATTCGATCCCGATCCCTTTTGGAAGCGACGAATCAATTTGTCACTTTCGCTCGATAGCTCATGGGAAATGAATCTTATCAGATATTCGGAAAATGAGTTCACCTTCGATCTCTCATTCAAGCTTTCGATAGCTGAATTCCTTGATATCGAATTTTCTTCGGTCTCCAGCAATACGCTTACCTATCAATATTTTGATACCTATTCCGATGATCCTCTAAATATACTGACCGATCTTTTGGACTCTTTTGCCTTTTTCGACCGATCAAGGCGAGAAGCTTCCAATTTTAACCTTGAAAGTATTTCGATAAAAGCTGTACATTCCATGCGGGACTGGGATCTCAACTTTGTCTATTCGGGGAGACCTAAGCTTGTTGATAATGATGACGGACTCTCCTATTATCAGTGGCAACCGGAATTTTCGATTTTTCTGCAATGGCGGCCCATTCCGGAGATTAAAAAAGAGGTCTCATACAGCGACGATGAGTATGATTGGTAG
- a CDS encoding PhoH family protein — protein MSDSFTIVLDDNRFLRDICGPQDENLRGLEHLLGARVVAKGNEVILDSADTETKELFSNLIGRMKAHRKAGQVVTPTVVKTIFSSLTQNGEEKTDMLSDLNISIPSSPKVFPRNYHQAAYIDAMSSNDLVFGIGPAGTGKTFLAVAHALKEILERKKKKLILTRPVVEAGESLGFLPGDLAQKISPYLRPLYDAMDRLISYQVLNRLEESRIIEIAPLAYMRGRSLSESYIILDEAQNTTREQMKMFLTRIGENSKAIITGDITQIDLPGKQQSGLIHAMQVLSSIDEIRFCHFESADVVRNGLVRKIVHAYEREEAK, from the coding sequence TTGAGCGATTCATTTACCATAGTCTTGGACGACAACCGTTTTCTGCGGGATATTTGTGGTCCTCAGGACGAAAATTTGCGTGGGCTTGAGCATCTGCTTGGTGCAAGAGTTGTCGCAAAGGGCAACGAAGTGATTCTTGATAGTGCCGATACCGAAACGAAGGAGTTGTTCAGCAATCTAATCGGAAGAATGAAGGCGCACAGAAAGGCGGGGCAGGTTGTAACGCCGACCGTCGTCAAGACCATTTTTTCATCGCTTACCCAAAACGGCGAAGAAAAGACCGATATGTTATCGGATCTTAATATCTCGATACCAAGTAGCCCGAAGGTTTTCCCCCGAAACTACCATCAGGCAGCTTATATTGATGCCATGTCCTCCAACGATCTTGTTTTCGGAATCGGTCCGGCCGGTACGGGGAAAACTTTTTTGGCGGTTGCTCACGCCTTAAAAGAGATTCTTGAACGTAAAAAGAAGAAACTTATCCTGACCAGGCCGGTGGTGGAAGCGGGAGAGAGCCTTGGGTTTCTTCCGGGAGACCTTGCACAGAAAATAAGCCCCTATCTTCGCCCTCTGTACGATGCCATGGATCGGCTTATCTCCTATCAAGTTTTGAATCGTCTTGAGGAGAGTCGGATCATCGAGATCGCTCCGTTGGCGTACATGCGCGGCCGAAGCCTCTCGGAGAGTTACATCATCCTGGATGAAGCCCAGAATACAACACGCGAGCAGATGAAAATGTTCCTCACCAGGATTGGAGAAAATTCGAAGGCGATCATCACCGGTGATATTACCCAGATCGATCTCCCTGGAAAGCAGCAATCGGGACTCATTCATGCTATGCAGGTGTTATCTTCGATTGACGAGATCCGATTTTGCCATTTTGAATCGGCCGATGTGGTAAGGAACGGACTGGTAAGAAAAATCGTACACGCATATGAACGTGAAGAAGCAAAATAG
- a CDS encoding HD family phosphohydrolase produces MNVKKQNSIHLSHRAAPIATAAAFLVAAVLSLFSPQMGGFLFRENYSRFSTGQIADRDLVAPKAVEYVKSTETARKIEEARAQVLPVYAAQEKAILESLHSLEQFFDYLNDKRAVGNSSSLLAEIESRFSVRLDQRELELLLQGNTTSSSLFPLIEELVTDFMEHGVFESLPQVSGDSITLQRWEHGEKGKSVLSIGDLIIPSRIPDAVRSSLAGTGIDEVSLDLIEKLTLHFITPNVRFDSVLTEEAKDKAAAGVAPVTGKIEEGERVIRKGFIVTENDMEKIRAISQAQTGIQYGMIIATFLYLALMFFLGFILLSPYLQPRWRTFQFLMLMLITWLFFFASAALSFFLTGEDWTMLRAFFLPSALVSMLITSMIGEKAAFLLIFLSAFSIVPFVPIGKMDLIFIIVSGLTGIHVIRKSERRIDLVRGGALISFIHLLMVLVIGLLSKKPVSWFASAAGLAIINALACTVLNLTILPVIEHFLNAPTVFRLIELSDMNTPLFKRMIMAAPGTYSHSVSVANMAESACRAIGANHLLARVGAYYHDIGKIEQPEYFIENQTGNNKHDELKPSLSVAVIKSHVKIGIEKAKELRLPPEVVDIVGQHHGNGLIEYFYTEALKNEEENQKISPEEYSYNGSPPVSREAAVVMLADTIEAATRTLKKPTVAKLEKFIWSKIMDKVINRQMINCDLTFRDMEKIKQSFVQILAGHFHSRIEYPKAEEGKRKTHEQS; encoded by the coding sequence ATGAACGTGAAGAAGCAAAATAGTATCCATTTGTCTCATCGTGCCGCTCCGATCGCTACGGCGGCGGCGTTTCTTGTTGCCGCCGTGCTTTCGCTTTTTTCTCCGCAAATGGGTGGTTTCCTCTTTCGGGAAAATTACAGCCGCTTTTCCACCGGGCAGATTGCCGATCGTGATCTGGTCGCTCCAAAAGCCGTTGAGTATGTGAAGTCGACGGAAACCGCACGAAAGATCGAAGAGGCCCGTGCGCAGGTCTTACCCGTCTATGCGGCCCAGGAAAAGGCCATCTTGGAAAGCCTGCATAGTCTCGAACAGTTTTTTGATTATCTGAATGACAAGAGAGCCGTGGGAAATTCTTCTTCTCTTTTGGCGGAAATTGAGTCGCGATTCTCGGTGAGACTTGATCAAAGAGAGCTTGAGCTCCTCCTTCAGGGAAATACAACATCGAGTTCCCTGTTTCCGCTTATTGAAGAGCTTGTTACCGATTTTATGGAGCATGGTGTTTTCGAGTCGCTGCCGCAAGTTTCGGGAGATTCCATCACGCTTCAGCGGTGGGAGCATGGAGAGAAGGGAAAGAGTGTTCTTAGCATCGGTGATCTGATCATTCCCTCACGGATTCCCGATGCCGTTCGCAGTTCTCTGGCTGGGACCGGCATAGATGAGGTGAGTCTCGATCTCATCGAAAAATTGACACTCCACTTCATCACTCCGAATGTCAGGTTCGATTCGGTCCTGACGGAAGAGGCAAAGGATAAAGCCGCAGCCGGTGTCGCGCCGGTAACCGGAAAAATCGAAGAGGGGGAGCGGGTCATTCGAAAGGGTTTTATCGTTACCGAAAACGATATGGAGAAGATTCGGGCAATAAGTCAAGCGCAGACAGGCATTCAATACGGCATGATCATTGCCACCTTCCTGTACCTTGCCCTCATGTTTTTTCTCGGTTTCATTCTTCTTTCCCCTTATTTGCAGCCCCGCTGGCGTACATTCCAGTTTCTCATGCTAATGTTGATAACATGGCTCTTCTTTTTTGCAAGTGCTGCCCTTTCCTTTTTCCTTACGGGAGAGGATTGGACCATGTTGCGGGCTTTTTTCCTCCCTTCCGCTCTTGTTTCAATGCTTATAACCAGCATGATCGGTGAGAAGGCCGCTTTTCTTTTGATCTTTCTTTCCGCCTTTTCCATTGTGCCTTTTGTACCGATTGGAAAGATGGATTTAATCTTTATTATCGTTTCCGGTTTAACCGGTATTCATGTCATCCGAAAATCGGAGCGAAGGATAGATCTCGTACGGGGTGGGGCGTTAATCTCTTTTATTCACCTTTTGATGGTCCTGGTAATCGGCTTGCTCTCGAAGAAGCCTGTGTCTTGGTTTGCTTCGGCAGCAGGTCTTGCCATTATTAATGCTCTGGCCTGTACGGTTCTCAATTTGACGATTCTTCCCGTAATTGAACATTTTCTGAATGCTCCTACGGTATTTAGGCTCATCGAACTTTCCGATATGAATACCCCGCTGTTTAAGCGGATGATTATGGCTGCTCCCGGTACCTACAGCCATTCCGTCAGTGTTGCCAATATGGCTGAATCTGCCTGCAGGGCGATCGGAGCGAATCATCTGCTTGCAAGGGTAGGAGCCTACTACCATGATATAGGAAAGATTGAACAGCCGGAATATTTTATAGAAAACCAGACCGGTAACAATAAACATGACGAGCTTAAGCCAAGTCTGTCGGTTGCGGTTATCAAAAGTCATGTTAAGATTGGAATAGAGAAAGCAAAGGAGTTGAGGCTTCCTCCCGAGGTGGTCGATATTGTTGGTCAGCACCATGGTAACGGTTTGATTGAATACTTTTATACCGAGGCCTTGAAAAATGAAGAGGAAAATCAGAAGATAAGTCCGGAGGAGTACTCCTATAATGGGTCCCCGCCGGTTTCCAGAGAGGCTGCGGTCGTTATGCTCGCCGATACCATAGAGGCGGCCACGCGTACACTGAAAAAACCGACTGTTGCGAAGCTCGAAAAATTTATTTGGTCTAAGATTATGGATAAAGTGATAAACCGGCAGATGATAAATTGTGATCTTACCTTTCGGGATATGGAGAAGATCAAACAGAGTTTTGTTCAGATACTTGCCGGACACTTCCATTCTCGCATAGAATACCCTAAAGCGGAGGAAGGAAAACGTAAAACCCATGAACAGAGTTGA
- the ybeY gene encoding rRNA maturation RNase YbeY, producing the protein MNRVEVDAKDVEPPSWLPAIGPFCVAVLRSLDILNWELSILFCNDDTIRDLNRTWRGIDAPTDVLSFSQLEEENVVSGSEDGSVYAGDIVISLDTLDLHSKLFSVTREEELKRLLIHGILHLAGYDHETNEGSEPMLTLQEQIVKTFSGVRLF; encoded by the coding sequence ATGAACAGAGTTGAAGTCGACGCCAAAGATGTTGAACCGCCGTCGTGGTTGCCCGCGATCGGACCTTTTTGTGTGGCAGTGCTGCGTTCTCTGGATATTTTGAACTGGGAACTTTCCATTCTCTTTTGCAACGATGATACCATAAGGGACCTAAACAGAACCTGGCGTGGCATCGATGCACCTACCGATGTGCTATCATTCAGTCAACTGGAAGAAGAAAACGTTGTTTCCGGATCCGAAGATGGATCGGTATACGCCGGCGATATTGTAATTTCTCTTGATACCCTTGATCTTCATTCGAAACTCTTCTCTGTAACCCGCGAAGAGGAGCTGAAGCGTCTGTTGATTCATGGGATTCTCCATCTCGCCGGTTATGATCATGAAACGAACGAAGGCAGCGAACCGATGTTGACGCTGCAGGAACAGATCGTGAAAACTTTTTCAGGAGTGAGGCTGTTTTGA
- a CDS encoding hemolysin family protein, whose amino-acid sequence MKRTGILGKLFGRSNNSEEENFSNLNFEEQDMIKGVVTLSDTTVKEVMVPRIDVEFISNEASKQDLLEAMIHYGYSRYPVYKDTIDNVVGVLYVKDLLPAFMRNEAIDIGLVARKPYFVPESKRLDSLLKEFRRRKVHIAVSVDEYGGVSGIVCLEDIIEEIVGDIQDEFDNEEEDILEIGEGVYLCDARVDIEDLNEQVKLQLPDDDFDTLGGFVFDLFGKIPVRYEKVTYNNLDFIIQDMEGHKIKTVKVIKRDAAVTA is encoded by the coding sequence TTGAAACGCACTGGTATCCTTGGTAAGTTGTTCGGTCGAAGCAACAATTCCGAGGAAGAGAATTTCAGTAATTTAAATTTCGAAGAACAGGATATGATTAAGGGGGTCGTAACCCTCTCCGACACAACGGTGAAAGAGGTGATGGTGCCTCGAATCGACGTGGAGTTCATCAGTAACGAGGCCTCCAAGCAAGACTTGCTGGAAGCCATGATTCATTACGGCTATTCTCGCTATCCGGTCTATAAGGACACTATCGATAATGTCGTCGGTGTTCTGTATGTAAAGGATCTTCTGCCGGCATTTATGAGAAACGAGGCGATCGACATTGGTCTGGTTGCCAGAAAGCCCTATTTCGTACCGGAAAGCAAGCGATTGGATTCTCTCCTTAAGGAATTCCGTCGTCGAAAGGTACACATCGCCGTGTCCGTTGACGAATACGGCGGTGTTTCGGGTATCGTTTGTCTGGAGGATATCATTGAGGAGATTGTCGGCGATATTCAGGACGAGTTCGACAACGAAGAGGAAGATATTCTCGAAATAGGCGAGGGGGTCTATCTCTGTGATGCCCGGGTCGATATTGAAGACCTGAACGAGCAGGTAAAACTTCAACTGCCCGATGATGATTTTGATACCTTGGGCGGTTTTGTCTTTGATCTTTTTGGGAAAATTCCTGTCCGCTATGAAAAAGTGACCTATAATAATCTTGATTTCATTATTCAAGATATGGAAGGACACAAAATTAAAACGGTGAAGGTGATAAAGAGGGATGCCGCTGTTACGGCCTAA
- a CDS encoding tetratricopeptide repeat protein, with translation MPLLRPNVCRFVPALLFFLLCINVLWGQSKAVELYTQGEAARNSGKSELAMELYKASLQENPNYREPYLRLAEIAFYEGSSEEALAYADTAAKLGKEASDVEVLRGRILTDLGRFIEAQELLSTVLSKQPNLVSAYRAMGELEIARGSLRRALVWYDKALNIDPVNRIALLSSVPVTDALEQWNDSEQVLLRAVELYPESFFVHLTAARHYLEINDLSRAEYHCDVALRIEPENRDALLLYALVLSRQGRYEDLLNRLNPGGSRESAASLLDDYLGYYLRGSAQKALGRYREALDSFSAVLRLRPEDQISRIVYEQILSSEVDRSLDENKKRIDEAVSYHLTLADRYRGRNRTDSAMREVRRALKLDPDSFSARRMYADLWLLKGFPAKQLSILEVIERQGKLDTSTADTLEVYRHELNQSVSERWNVDQFSLDRFRYRIPVYISGERGAMLHSLSKNELASYVAHVMNGYEKLSVPEAAEVGSFAEAYGRARALSAHYFALIVLSEDERSFTLDSELYGGSTGALIERQRIYRTGNERVTDAIGIWVDRLDADLPALGKMLRYSFASGLMDLGTIDGVENDEAFMILPKDKLTVRKEGLGLRFEASDAVGTFTVTSMDEMVSEGDVASNRFYDLINPGDWVVKEPGPDSSSPPNGSVQAPSQPLSQTDVYKSVSGIR, from the coding sequence ATGCCGCTGTTACGGCCTAATGTCTGCAGATTTGTACCTGCTCTCCTGTTTTTCCTCCTCTGTATCAATGTGCTTTGGGGACAGTCTAAGGCTGTGGAACTTTACACGCAGGGGGAGGCGGCCAGGAATAGCGGGAAGAGCGAGCTCGCAATGGAGCTCTATAAGGCATCTCTTCAGGAGAATCCCAATTATCGTGAACCCTATCTGCGTTTGGCGGAGATCGCCTTTTATGAGGGTTCTTCGGAAGAGGCCCTTGCCTACGCCGATACTGCTGCAAAGCTTGGTAAAGAAGCAAGTGATGTGGAGGTTTTGCGCGGGCGAATACTGACGGATCTGGGAAGGTTCATCGAAGCCCAGGAGCTTCTTTCGACTGTGCTTTCAAAACAGCCGAACCTTGTTTCCGCCTATCGTGCAATGGGGGAGCTGGAGATTGCCAGGGGGAGTCTGCGTCGTGCATTGGTATGGTATGATAAGGCGCTGAATATCGATCCTGTCAATCGAATTGCTTTGCTTTCATCGGTGCCGGTGACGGATGCGCTTGAGCAGTGGAACGATTCGGAACAGGTTCTCCTGAGGGCTGTAGAGCTCTATCCCGAATCATTTTTCGTACATTTGACTGCCGCTCGGCACTATCTTGAGATAAACGATCTTTCCCGTGCCGAATATCATTGTGATGTGGCTCTTCGTATAGAACCGGAAAATCGCGATGCTCTTCTCTTATATGCCCTCGTTCTTTCCAGACAGGGGCGTTATGAGGATCTTCTCAATAGACTCAACCCGGGCGGTTCAAGAGAATCGGCCGCATCTCTTCTTGACGATTATCTTGGTTATTATCTGAGAGGATCGGCACAGAAGGCTCTCGGTCGTTACCGGGAAGCCCTTGACTCCTTTTCCGCCGTCCTCCGTCTTCGTCCGGAGGATCAGATAAGCCGGATCGTTTATGAGCAGATTCTTTCATCCGAAGTCGATCGAAGTCTTGATGAAAATAAAAAAAGAATCGATGAGGCTGTCTCGTACCATCTTACCCTTGCCGATCGGTATCGAGGTCGGAATCGTACGGATAGCGCGATGCGGGAGGTTCGCAGGGCTCTCAAACTTGATCCCGACTCTTTCTCCGCACGCCGGATGTATGCCGATTTATGGTTGTTGAAAGGTTTTCCGGCAAAGCAACTCTCAATTCTTGAAGTGATAGAACGTCAGGGAAAGCTCGATACTTCGACTGCCGATACTCTCGAAGTATATCGCCATGAGCTCAACCAATCCGTTTCCGAGCGCTGGAATGTTGATCAGTTTTCACTTGATAGGTTCCGTTATCGAATTCCGGTATATATCAGCGGTGAGAGAGGGGCAATGCTCCACTCGCTGAGCAAGAATGAACTGGCTTCTTATGTCGCCCATGTGATGAACGGATATGAAAAGCTTTCGGTTCCCGAGGCGGCGGAAGTCGGTTCGTTTGCAGAAGCCTATGGCCGGGCCCGGGCTCTTTCCGCTCATTATTTTGCACTCATCGTTCTTTCTGAGGACGAAAGAAGTTTTACCCTCGATTCCGAATTGTACGGCGGTTCCACCGGGGCCCTTATAGAGCGTCAGAGAATCTACCGTACAGGAAATGAACGGGTGACCGATGCTATCGGTATTTGGGTCGACCGCCTCGATGCCGACTTGCCTGCCCTTGGTAAAATGCTGCGCTATTCCTTCGCGTCGGGCCTTATGGATCTGGGAACCATTGACGGGGTGGAGAACGATGAGGCCTTCATGATCTTGCCGAAGGATAAACTTACTGTGCGAAAAGAGGGGCTCGGCCTTCGTTTCGAAGCCTCAGATGCGGTGGGAACCTTCACCGTTACTTCAATGGATGAAATGGTTTCTGAAGGGGATGTGGCCTCGAATCGGTTCTATGACCTTATTAATCCTGGGGATTGGGTGGTTAAAGAGCCCGGTCCCGACTCGTCTTCGCCCCCAAACGGCTCTGTTCAGGCCCCTTCACAGCCGTTGTCCCAGACCGATGTGTATAAATCGGTGTCTGGGATACGGTGA
- the gap gene encoding type I glyceraldehyde-3-phosphate dehydrogenase, protein MKIAINGFGRIGRSVFRAAFERSEIEIVAINDITNAKTLAHLLKYDSIYGVSKYEISASDNAITVGGRTIKVLAERDPKNLPWKELGVDVAIESTGIFRTASGPKGGYKDHITAGAKRVILTVPAKDEVDKTIVLGVNEDKLTDKDLAVSNASCTTNCLAPVAKVLNDSFGIVEGLMTTVHSYTSDQRLHDAPHSDLRRARAAALSIIPTSTGAAKAVGIVIPELNGKLNGIAMRVPTPTGSIVDLTVRLEKDPSVEELNAAMKKAAEGPMKGVLEYTEDPIVSMDIVGNAHSSIFDATSTMKIGKGFYKILSWYDNEWGYSNRVVDLATKLV, encoded by the coding sequence ATGAAAATAGCGATTAATGGATTTGGAAGGATCGGTCGGAGTGTTTTTCGTGCCGCCTTCGAGAGAAGCGAGATTGAAATCGTAGCAATTAACGACATTACAAATGCGAAGACCTTGGCACACTTGCTCAAGTACGATTCTATCTACGGTGTTTCCAAGTATGAAATTTCCGCAAGCGACAATGCCATTACCGTCGGCGGAAGGACCATCAAGGTTCTTGCCGAGCGTGATCCCAAGAATCTCCCCTGGAAAGAACTTGGTGTGGATGTTGCCATCGAGTCTACCGGTATTTTTCGGACTGCAAGCGGCCCGAAGGGTGGATACAAAGATCATATCACCGCCGGTGCAAAGCGGGTAATCCTCACCGTTCCTGCGAAGGATGAGGTTGATAAGACCATCGTTCTCGGTGTCAATGAAGACAAGCTTACGGACAAGGATCTTGCCGTTTCCAACGCGTCTTGTACCACCAACTGTCTTGCCCCTGTTGCCAAGGTTCTGAATGATAGCTTCGGTATCGTTGAAGGATTGATGACCACCGTTCACTCCTACACCTCTGATCAGCGTCTGCATGATGCTCCCCACAGTGATCTCCGCCGGGCACGGGCTGCGGCTCTTTCCATCATTCCCACTTCCACCGGTGCGGCAAAAGCTGTTGGGATCGTTATTCCAGAGTTGAATGGAAAGCTCAATGGTATTGCCATGAGAGTTCCCACCCCCACCGGTTCCATTGTCGACCTGACCGTTCGTCTTGAGAAGGATCCCTCGGTCGAAGAGCTCAACGCTGCCATGAAGAAGGCTGCCGAAGGTCCTATGAAGGGTGTCCTTGAGTATACCGAAGACCCCATTGTTTCTATGGATATTGTTGGCAATGCCCATTCTTCGATTTTTGATGCCACCAGCACCATGAAAATCGGAAAGGGTTTCTATAAGATTCTTTCTTGGTACGATAACGAATGGGGTTACAGTAACAGAGTTGTTGATCTGGCGACAAAACTGGTGTAG